In Barnesiella propionica, a single genomic region encodes these proteins:
- the glmS gene encoding glutamine--fructose-6-phosphate transaminase (isomerizing), whose protein sequence is MCGIIGYIGNNDAYPILIKGLKLLEYRGYDSAGIALINNENLLSVYKTKGKVSELETFISQKNISGTTGIGHTRWATHGEPSQANAHPHYSSTETLALIHNGIIENYSAIKEKLKAKGYSFQSTTDTEVLILLIEHIKISNNLDLLNAVQLALQEVIGTYAIAILDKERPDRIIAARKSSPLVIGIGNQEFFLGSDATPIIEYTDKVVYLEDEEIAVIQKNEPLKIVTINNEPSNPAIKKIELDISQLEKGNYPHFMLKEIFEQPESLFNCIRGRINADNNHIALSAVIDHKEKLLAARRFIIVACGTSWHAGLIGKQLIESFCRIPVEVEYASEFRYRNPVIDEKDVIIAISQSGETADTLAAVELAKTRGAFIYGICNAVGSSIPRATDTGSYTHVGPEIGVASTKAFTGQVTVLALLALTLSKEKKIIENSIFLETIKELYNIPEKMKEILEQNEKIAALSQIFTYAHNFIYLGRGYNFPVALEGALKLKEISYIHAEGYPAAEMKHGPIALIDNEMPVVVIATNNSLYDKVLSNIQEIKARKGKIIALVTKGDKIISQIADFYIELPATLENLDPLITAIPLQLLAYHIAVCKGMDVDQPRNLAKSVTVE, encoded by the coding sequence GATTGAAACTTCTGGAATACCGTGGGTATGACAGTGCCGGCATCGCCTTAATAAATAATGAAAATCTGCTGAGTGTATATAAAACTAAAGGAAAAGTATCGGAATTAGAAACGTTTATCTCACAAAAAAATATTTCGGGAACAACAGGGATAGGGCACACCCGCTGGGCAACCCATGGAGAGCCATCACAGGCAAACGCTCATCCCCACTACTCTTCTACGGAAACATTGGCTCTTATCCATAACGGTATTATAGAAAATTATTCGGCCATAAAAGAAAAACTAAAAGCTAAAGGTTATTCATTCCAAAGTACGACAGATACGGAAGTTCTTATACTTTTAATAGAACATATAAAAATAAGTAACAATCTCGATTTATTAAACGCCGTTCAATTGGCATTACAAGAAGTAATCGGAACATATGCGATTGCCATTCTGGATAAAGAACGGCCCGACCGGATAATTGCAGCCAGAAAAAGCAGTCCTTTAGTCATAGGAATAGGTAATCAAGAATTTTTTCTTGGATCGGACGCCACTCCCATTATAGAATATACCGATAAAGTAGTATATCTCGAAGACGAAGAAATTGCAGTTATACAAAAAAACGAACCTCTGAAAATAGTAACTATCAATAATGAACCGTCAAATCCGGCAATAAAAAAAATAGAACTGGACATCAGCCAGTTAGAAAAGGGAAACTATCCTCATTTCATGTTAAAAGAAATCTTTGAACAACCGGAGAGTCTTTTTAATTGTATACGAGGGAGAATCAATGCGGATAATAATCATATAGCTCTTTCCGCAGTCATAGACCACAAAGAAAAACTACTGGCTGCAAGGCGTTTTATTATCGTAGCCTGCGGTACTTCCTGGCACGCCGGATTAATAGGAAAACAACTGATAGAAAGCTTTTGCAGAATACCTGTAGAAGTAGAATACGCCTCAGAGTTCCGTTACAGAAATCCCGTAATCGACGAAAAGGATGTAATCATTGCTATTTCCCAATCGGGAGAAACCGCTGATACCCTCGCGGCGGTCGAATTGGCAAAAACACGGGGAGCATTCATTTACGGAATATGCAATGCCGTAGGTTCATCTATTCCGAGAGCAACCGATACGGGTTCATATACACATGTTGGTCCGGAAATAGGCGTTGCATCAACCAAGGCTTTTACAGGACAAGTTACAGTTCTCGCCTTACTCGCACTAACTCTCTCCAAAGAAAAGAAAATCATTGAAAATAGCATATTTCTCGAAACTATAAAAGAGTTATATAACATTCCCGAGAAAATGAAGGAAATACTGGAACAAAACGAAAAAATAGCGGCTCTTTCCCAAATTTTCACCTATGCGCATAATTTTATATATTTAGGAAGAGGATATAATTTTCCTGTAGCACTGGAAGGCGCCCTTAAATTAAAAGAAATCTCTTACATCCATGCCGAAGGATATCCTGCTGCTGAAATGAAACACGGACCTATTGCTTTAATAGATAATGAAATGCCGGTCGTAGTTATAGCCACTAATAACAGTTTATATGATAAAGTGCTTAGCAATATACAGGAAATCAAGGCCAGAAAAGGAAAAATAATTGCCTTGGTAACAAAAGGAGACAAAATCATCTCGCAAATAGCAGATTTTTATATTGAACTCCCGGCCACCCTGGAAAATCTGGATCCCTTAATCACAGCCATACCCCTTCAATTACTGGCCTATCATATCGCCGTGTGCAAAGGCATGGATGTAGACCAGCCGAGAAATCTGGCAAAATCGGTAACCGTAGAGTAA